From a single Synechococcales cyanobacterium T60_A2020_003 genomic region:
- a CDS encoding FHA domain-containing protein, protein MLNQSLPSSSESLPDQFLKQNPVLSVQLLADLDQDLDQVRTLLYPALNAQHRCQAAEFYIQAVTTERTAFLITNLSHSRGGLITETASNWLIGRNSTCDISIRHMSISRFHAAVGFTATDGFYITDLNSANGSWVNRRRLDPMQRMRLRDGDLIRIASYRIEFFWSGQDCLDRGNQEAETWG, encoded by the coding sequence ATGCTGAACCAATCCCTTCCAAGCTCCTCAGAGTCCCTGCCTGACCAATTCCTGAAGCAGAATCCGGTTCTGTCCGTTCAACTGTTGGCGGATTTAGATCAAGATCTCGACCAAGTCAGAACATTGCTGTATCCAGCACTCAATGCTCAGCACCGTTGTCAGGCGGCAGAATTTTATATTCAGGCTGTCACCACTGAGCGGACAGCCTTTTTGATCACAAATTTGTCGCACTCACGCGGTGGTTTAATTACAGAAACCGCTTCAAACTGGCTGATCGGGCGCAATTCCACGTGCGATATCTCCATTCGGCATATGTCCATTTCCCGATTTCATGCAGCGGTTGGCTTCACGGCCACCGACGGATTCTACATTACCGATCTCAACAGCGCGAATGGAAGCTGGGTCAATCGACGCCGACTCGACCCTATGCAGCGGATGCGGCTACGGGATGGGGATTTAATCCGCATTGCGTCCTATCGGATTGAATTCTTTTGGTCAGGCCAAGACTGTCTCGATCGTGGGAATCAAGAAGCCGAAACATGGGGATAA
- the acsF gene encoding magnesium-protoporphyrin IX monomethyl ester (oxidative) cyclase, protein MVDSLKKPEFQEMRPGVKSPAKETILTPRFYTTDFEEMAAMDISVNEDELNAILEEFRADYNRHHFVRDEEFQQSWDHIDGETRRLFVEFLERSCTAEFSGFLLYKELSRKLKDRSPVLAEGFLLMSRDEARHAGFLNKALSDFNLTLDLGFLTQHRKYTFFKPKFIFYATYLSEKIGYWRYITIYRHLEAHPEDRLYPIFRFFENWCQDENRHGDFFDAVMRSQPEILNDWKARLWCRFFLLSVFATMYLNDLQRSGFYEAIGLNARDYDIEVIRKTNDTAARVFPVILNVDHPEFFKTLDDCAASNMKITQISESNAPKAVQFIQKLPHIASIGWNLLRLYLMKPIASPTAVR, encoded by the coding sequence ATGGTAGATTCCCTCAAAAAACCTGAATTTCAAGAAATGCGTCCTGGGGTAAAGTCCCCTGCTAAGGAAACCATTCTCACGCCACGGTTTTACACAACCGACTTTGAAGAAATGGCGGCAATGGATATCTCCGTTAATGAGGACGAGTTAAACGCGATTTTGGAAGAGTTCCGGGCTGACTATAACCGCCATCACTTTGTGCGTGATGAAGAGTTTCAGCAGTCTTGGGATCACATCGACGGCGAAACTCGTCGTCTGTTCGTTGAATTCCTAGAGCGCTCCTGCACTGCAGAGTTTTCGGGCTTTTTGCTCTATAAGGAACTTTCCCGCAAGCTGAAGGATCGCAGTCCGGTGCTGGCGGAGGGCTTCCTGCTGATGTCCCGCGATGAAGCTCGTCATGCGGGCTTCTTGAATAAAGCGCTGTCGGACTTTAACCTCACGCTGGATCTGGGCTTTTTGACTCAGCACCGCAAATACACTTTCTTCAAACCCAAGTTTATTTTCTACGCCACCTATCTCTCGGAGAAGATTGGCTACTGGCGCTATATCACCATTTATCGCCATCTGGAGGCGCACCCAGAGGATCGCCTCTACCCTATCTTCCGCTTCTTCGAGAACTGGTGCCAGGATGAAAACCGTCATGGTGATTTCTTTGATGCCGTGATGCGATCGCAGCCTGAAATTTTGAACGACTGGAAAGCACGCCTCTGGTGTCGGTTCTTCCTGCTGTCGGTCTTTGCAACCATGTATCTCAATGACTTGCAGCGGTCTGGCTTTTATGAGGCAATTGGGCTAAATGCGCGTGATTACGATATTGAGGTGATTCGAAAAACCAATGATACGGCTGCTCGCGTTTTCCCCGTGATTCTGAACGTGGATCACCCAGAATTCTTCAAAACATTGGATGACTGTGCAGCTAGCAACATGAAAATCACCCAAATCTCTGAATCGAATGCACCGAAAGCAGTTCAATTCATCCAGAAGCTGCCTCATATTGCATCGATTGGCTGGAACCTGCTTCGTCTGTACTTGATGAAGCCGATTGCTAGTCCTACAGCAGTTCGCTAG
- a CDS encoding DnaJ domain-containing protein codes for MPPIQDYYDILNVPRTATLAEIKQAFRRLARQYHPDLSPDNPNAEAIFKKICEAYEIIQDHACKGRPRSSDQSPEDTASQIDAYVAGVQYMLDQNYLAALNCFSEAIAQAPNFAPAYLKRCQVYLYLANYRAVLRDCQQLLILQPDSAEGYYYRGRARYRLGYIQSAIDAYDRAIALDPLYATAYYHRGVAYVDLKNQSQAIDDLQIAAKQFQTLGDRSGYQLAQKTLHSIRNRGLYKWRSLVTGLVPALVLVLRAIPWILMNPETQLLTTFQHLQRYQIAAGTGIGLAIAAVSLFTLGVTMGWQSVVPMAWPEMAFIGCIVAISLVLVSAIARWAFDRRTSSLSGDCFVVGVALLPLGILPLIGAVLLGTGTFSVMAIALVAFWYAGLLLYLGFTKVQDIPSGYAAMLVPLVLLLSSRIVRLIWLFSGA; via the coding sequence ATGCCGCCCATCCAGGACTACTACGACATCCTGAACGTACCGAGAACAGCTACGCTCGCCGAAATTAAGCAAGCCTTCCGCCGCTTAGCCCGTCAGTATCACCCGGATCTCAGCCCCGACAATCCAAACGCAGAAGCCATTTTTAAGAAAATCTGCGAAGCCTACGAAATCATTCAAGATCACGCCTGCAAGGGACGCCCCCGATCCTCGGATCAGTCTCCAGAGGACACCGCCAGTCAAATTGATGCCTACGTGGCCGGGGTTCAGTACATGCTGGATCAAAACTACTTGGCAGCCCTCAACTGCTTCTCCGAGGCGATCGCCCAGGCTCCCAACTTCGCGCCTGCCTACCTGAAACGGTGCCAGGTTTATCTGTATCTCGCCAACTATCGTGCTGTCCTGCGCGACTGTCAACAACTCCTGATCCTGCAACCGGATTCTGCTGAGGGCTATTACTATCGAGGTCGCGCCCGCTACCGTTTGGGCTATATTCAGTCCGCCATCGATGCCTATGACCGAGCGATCGCCCTTGATCCACTCTATGCCACCGCCTATTACCATCGTGGCGTGGCGTATGTGGATCTCAAAAATCAGTCCCAAGCCATTGACGATCTCCAGATCGCGGCCAAACAATTCCAAACCCTTGGAGACAGGAGCGGTTATCAACTCGCTCAGAAGACGCTGCACAGTATTCGCAACCGAGGGCTATACAAATGGCGATCGCTAGTTACGGGTCTGGTTCCAGCCCTTGTCCTTGTCCTCAGAGCGATTCCCTGGATTCTAATGAACCCCGAAACCCAGCTTCTAACAACCTTTCAACACCTACAGCGCTACCAAATTGCTGCCGGAACAGGGATTGGACTGGCGATCGCCGCTGTCAGTCTATTTACGCTCGGTGTCACGATGGGCTGGCAGTCTGTGGTACCGATGGCGTGGCCGGAAATGGCCTTCATTGGCTGCATCGTTGCAATCAGTCTAGTCTTGGTGAGTGCGATCGCCCGGTGGGCCTTTGATCGGCGCACAAGCAGCTTGTCGGGGGACTGTTTTGTCGTCGGTGTGGCACTGTTACCCCTCGGTATCCTGCCCCTGATTGGAGCCGTGCTGTTGGGAACCGGAACGTTTAGCGTAATGGCGATCGCCCTTGTCGCCTTTTGGTATGCCGGATTACTTCTGTATCTAGGATTTACCAAGGTGCAGGACATCCCGTCTGGGTATGCGGCAATGTTGGTGCCGTTAGTTCTCTTGCTAAGTAGCAGGATTGTACGGTTAATCTGGTTATTTTCCGGGGCGTAA
- a CDS encoding carbon-nitrogen hydrolase family protein produces MKSYLAAAVQMNSLPDLEKNLAQAEDLIELAVRQGAELVGLPENFSFLGNEAAKLANAEQIADQSEKFLKTMAQRYQITLLGGGFPVPTEQGKVNNVALLVGPDGQELSRYAKVHLFDVNLPDGNTYQESQTVLAGVQLPSMYPSKELGNIGLSVCYDVRFPELYRHLSQMGAEVLFIPAAFTAYTGKDHWQVLLQARAIENTAYVIAPAQTGKHNSLRQSHGHAVIVDPWGVVLADAGDKPGVAIASIDPSRLDQVRRQMPSLKHRVFL; encoded by the coding sequence ATGAAATCGTATCTAGCGGCAGCCGTCCAAATGAATAGCCTGCCGGATTTGGAGAAAAATCTAGCCCAGGCAGAAGACTTAATTGAACTGGCCGTTCGGCAGGGAGCAGAGTTGGTTGGGCTTCCTGAGAATTTCTCGTTTCTCGGAAATGAAGCGGCGAAGTTGGCAAATGCAGAGCAGATTGCCGACCAAAGTGAAAAATTTTTGAAGACAATGGCTCAGCGTTATCAGATTACGCTGCTGGGTGGGGGATTTCCAGTTCCAACGGAACAGGGCAAAGTGAACAATGTTGCCCTCTTAGTGGGGCCAGACGGACAGGAACTCTCCCGATATGCGAAAGTGCACCTGTTTGATGTCAACTTACCGGATGGCAATACCTATCAAGAGTCCCAAACGGTTCTAGCGGGTGTACAATTGCCGTCTATGTATCCCTCCAAGGAACTGGGGAATATAGGACTTTCGGTTTGCTACGATGTGCGTTTTCCGGAACTCTACCGTCACCTGTCTCAGATGGGAGCGGAGGTGCTATTTATTCCAGCCGCATTTACGGCCTATACCGGAAAAGATCATTGGCAGGTTTTACTGCAAGCCAGAGCCATTGAAAATACTGCTTACGTCATTGCGCCGGCCCAAACCGGGAAACACAATTCCCTCCGTCAGTCTCACGGCCATGCTGTGATTGTTGATCCTTGGGGGGTGGTTCTAGCCGATGCGGGCGATAAGCCTGGAGTGGCGATCGCTTCCATCGATCCATCTCGATTAGATCAAGTACGTCGTCAGATGCCGAGCTTGAAGCACCGCGTATTTCTATAA
- a CDS encoding LD-carboxypeptidase, producing the protein MSNRRQFLATSAAVATGAAIAPLITTSAQASSSSIRKPPRLQPGDAVGLISPARAAFETDDVNIVIEAMQGLGLVPKLGEHIYDRYGYLGGHDRDRAADINAFFADPTIKALIPIQGGWGCSRLLPYLDYELIAQNPKIIIGFSDISSLIWGINAQSHIVTFHGPNGLASWRTEETNYFRRVLFDGDMLSFQSGRTDTDSDRLMQVEGRIQTITPGVARGRLVGGNLSVLSGITGSPYVPNLEGAILFLEDVGEYIYRIDRMITQLKLAGWFDQLAGFIFGQCSDCGPDPDYGSLTLMDVLRDHIEPLGIPAWSGAMIGHLEPVLTLPIGAEVEIDASTGRLQMLEAAVQ; encoded by the coding sequence ATGTCTAACCGTCGCCAGTTCCTTGCCACCTCTGCCGCTGTTGCCACCGGAGCCGCGATCGCCCCTCTGATCACCACCTCCGCCCAAGCCAGTTCTAGCAGTATTCGCAAGCCGCCGCGACTTCAGCCCGGAGATGCCGTGGGTCTGATTAGTCCTGCACGAGCCGCGTTTGAAACGGACGATGTCAACATTGTCATCGAGGCGATGCAAGGCTTAGGACTGGTTCCCAAACTGGGCGAACACATCTATGACCGCTATGGCTATCTAGGTGGCCACGATCGCGATCGCGCCGCCGACATCAACGCATTTTTTGCCGATCCCACCATTAAAGCCCTCATTCCGATTCAGGGCGGATGGGGCTGTAGCCGTCTGTTGCCCTATTTGGATTACGAGTTAATTGCCCAAAACCCCAAAATTATCATCGGGTTTAGCGACATCTCGTCTCTCATTTGGGGCATTAACGCTCAAAGTCATATTGTCACCTTTCATGGCCCCAATGGTCTTGCCTCATGGCGAACTGAAGAGACGAATTACTTCCGCCGGGTCTTGTTTGACGGTGACATGCTCAGCTTCCAGAGCGGGCGTACAGATACCGACAGCGATCGCCTGATGCAAGTGGAAGGCCGCATTCAGACCATTACACCGGGAGTGGCGCGGGGTCGCTTGGTAGGAGGAAACCTGTCCGTGCTGTCGGGCATTACCGGATCGCCCTACGTACCGAATTTGGAAGGCGCAATCCTATTTCTTGAAGACGTTGGGGAATATATTTATCGCATCGATCGGATGATCACCCAGCTAAAACTCGCGGGATGGTTCGATCAGCTAGCGGGATTTATCTTTGGGCAGTGTAGCGATTGTGGCCCCGATCCGGACTACGGATCGCTAACGCTGATGGACGTGCTTCGAGATCATATTGAACCATTAGGGATTCCGGCATGGTCAGGAGCCATGATCGGCCATCTTGAGCCTGTGCTTACCTTACCCATCGGTGCAGAGGTGGAAATTGATGCGTCAACAGGTCGCTTGCAAATGCTGGAAGCGGCGGTGCAGTAA
- a CDS encoding pentapeptide repeat-containing protein: protein MADSNTTHQDNLAIATPEVLLQAYAQGKRSFSGISLSGAALSGVDLKGADLSYADFSDADLSHASLRGVDFSYAILRGANLLKADLRGAMLIGTDLQDAIVTDANFHDADFDPAETRFPHGFDPIKAEMKSDRQSG from the coding sequence ATGGCTGATTCAAATACAACTCATCAAGACAACCTGGCGATCGCCACTCCTGAAGTGCTCCTCCAAGCCTATGCTCAGGGGAAGCGAAGTTTTTCGGGTATTAGTTTAAGCGGTGCAGCGCTAAGTGGCGTGGACTTAAAAGGTGCAGATCTGAGCTACGCAGATTTCAGTGATGCTGACCTCAGCCACGCCAGTTTGCGCGGTGTCGATTTTAGCTATGCTATTCTGCGCGGAGCGAATTTGTTGAAGGCTGATTTGCGCGGTGCAATGCTGATTGGCACTGATCTCCAAGACGCTATTGTGACGGACGCAAATTTTCACGATGCCGATTTTGATCCAGCAGAAACGCGATTTCCCCACGGATTTGACCCCATTAAGGCGGAAATGAAGAGCGATCGCCAGTCGGGCTAG
- a CDS encoding B12-binding domain-containing radical SAM protein produces MKALLLYPLFPKTFWSYDRFMEMADLKAFIPPLGIITVAALLPKEWEVRFYDRNVTLETEADWEWCDIIILSAMIVQREDFHHLIHKAIHHGKKVAVGGPYPTSLPEHALDSGAHYLILDEGEITVPQFLEAIAEGQEQGIFRATEKPDVTLSPLPRFDLLQRDDYLMMAIQFSRGCPFNCEFCDIINLYGRKPRTKDIDQTLAELQALYELGWRGSIFIVDDNFIGNQRNVKRLLRSLIPWMQERHYPFTFVTEASVNLAEDLELLDLMVQAGFYGVFLGIETPDQDSLQVTGKHQNTRNPLAEACQKINQAGLMIYAGFIIGFDGERAGAGQRIQSFVEETSIPQPMLGILQAPPNTALWSRLQNEQRLIHHYENDASIEFGDQNTLMNFVPTRPLNEIAYEYVAALWTMYEPSAYLKRCLKHCLNITPNPYIQQQIYFPVGKAVQLISRLIWKQGIRMKTIRNQFWQQLWLILRTKPQFLGLYLGLCAAGEHFWEYRLLTRERITQQLGYDPLVTLQPTNQ; encoded by the coding sequence ATGAAAGCTTTATTACTCTATCCTCTTTTTCCCAAAACTTTCTGGTCCTATGACCGTTTTATGGAAATGGCTGACCTGAAGGCATTTATTCCACCTTTGGGAATCATTACAGTGGCCGCACTCTTGCCCAAGGAATGGGAAGTTCGGTTCTATGACCGCAACGTTACGCTTGAAACAGAGGCAGATTGGGAGTGGTGTGACATCATTATTCTGTCTGCCATGATTGTTCAACGAGAAGACTTTCACCATCTCATTCATAAAGCCATACACCATGGAAAAAAAGTGGCTGTTGGAGGTCCATACCCGACATCACTTCCTGAACACGCTCTGGATTCAGGTGCTCACTATTTGATCTTGGATGAAGGAGAAATCACAGTACCCCAATTTCTCGAAGCGATCGCGGAGGGACAGGAACAGGGTATTTTTCGAGCTACAGAAAAGCCAGATGTCACGCTTAGCCCTCTGCCTCGCTTTGACTTGCTGCAGCGAGATGATTACTTGATGATGGCTATCCAATTTTCCCGAGGTTGTCCCTTTAACTGCGAATTTTGCGACATTATTAATCTTTATGGTCGCAAACCCCGTACCAAGGACATAGACCAGACGCTGGCAGAATTACAGGCGCTTTATGAGTTGGGGTGGCGAGGTTCCATCTTTATCGTGGATGACAACTTCATTGGTAATCAGCGGAATGTAAAGCGATTATTGCGATCGCTGATCCCCTGGATGCAAGAGCGCCATTACCCCTTTACTTTTGTAACAGAAGCCTCGGTCAACCTTGCTGAAGATCTAGAACTACTAGATTTAATGGTTCAAGCCGGGTTTTATGGGGTATTTCTGGGGATTGAGACTCCAGATCAGGACAGCCTCCAGGTGACAGGCAAGCATCAGAATACTCGCAATCCACTGGCCGAAGCTTGCCAGAAAATTAACCAGGCCGGATTGATGATTTATGCAGGCTTTATCATTGGTTTTGATGGTGAGCGAGCGGGGGCTGGACAGCGAATTCAATCCTTTGTAGAAGAAACCTCTATCCCTCAACCCATGTTGGGCATTTTACAGGCTCCTCCCAACACAGCCCTATGGAGTCGCCTGCAAAACGAGCAACGACTCATCCACCACTATGAAAATGATGCTTCCATCGAATTTGGCGACCAGAACACTCTTATGAATTTCGTTCCGACTCGCCCGTTGAATGAAATTGCCTACGAGTATGTTGCGGCCCTTTGGACGATGTATGAACCTTCAGCTTACCTCAAACGTTGTCTCAAGCATTGTCTCAACATCACACCCAATCCCTATATACAACAGCAGATATATTTCCCCGTAGGAAAAGCAGTTCAGCTTATCAGCCGATTAATCTGGAAGCAAGGGATCCGAATGAAAACCATTCGAAACCAGTTTTGGCAGCAACTGTGGCTGATCTTGAGAACGAAGCCGCAGTTCCTCGGACTCTATCTTGGGTTGTGCGCGGCGGGAGAGCATTTCTGGGAGTATCGACTGTTAACACGAGAGAGAATTACGCAGCAACTTGGTTATGATCCGTTGGTTACCCTCCAGCCAACTAATCAGTGA
- a CDS encoding biphenyl 2,3-dioxygenase, translating to MTISARFPTLQAWIRVFSRVVVLVLIVGLSLVWGWDGAIAATRAPQSVSVHLGTPSGELKFVPDHLQFQVGQRYVLKLDNPSPEKHYFTAKNFADTIWTQKVEAGNVEIKGAIRDLELRPSTTAEWYFVPQKAGEYELHCSIPGHAEAGMRGTISVVE from the coding sequence ATGACTATTTCAGCTAGATTTCCAACTCTCCAGGCTTGGATTCGAGTTTTCAGCAGAGTCGTCGTTCTGGTATTAATAGTTGGCCTCAGTTTGGTCTGGGGATGGGATGGGGCGATCGCCGCGACTCGTGCTCCCCAATCTGTCTCTGTCCATTTGGGCACACCATCAGGCGAGTTAAAATTTGTGCCGGATCACCTCCAGTTTCAGGTTGGCCAGCGCTATGTGCTTAAACTCGACAATCCTAGTCCGGAGAAGCATTACTTTACGGCTAAAAACTTTGCTGACACCATTTGGACGCAAAAAGTCGAAGCCGGAAACGTCGAGATTAAAGGTGCAATCCGTGATTTAGAGTTGCGTCCTAGTACGACCGCCGAATGGTATTTTGTGCCGCAAAAGGCTGGGGAATACGAACTGCATTGTTCTATTCCAGGACACGCAGAGGCGGGAATGCGCGGCACGATTAGCGTAGTGGAGTGA